In a single window of the Victivallis lenta genome:
- a CDS encoding RNA recognition motif domain-containing protein, whose protein sequence is MNIYVGNMPFTMSEAQLSDAFSAHGAVSSARLVTDRDSGRPKGFGFVEMADTAEAGSAIEALNGTEYDGRKLVVNEARPREERTGSSMHGGRRSGGNRW, encoded by the coding sequence ATGAATATCTATGTGGGAAACATGCCGTTCACCATGTCCGAAGCCCAGCTCAGCGATGCCTTCAGCGCTCACGGCGCCGTCAGCAGCGCCCGGCTCGTCACCGACCGTGACAGCGGCCGCCCGAAGGGGTTCGGCTTTGTCGAAATGGCCGATACAGCCGAGGCCGGCAGCGCCATCGAAGCTCTGAACGGCACCGAATATGACGGCCGCAAACTCGTCGTCAACGAAGCGAGGCCGCGCGAAGAGCGCACCGGCAGCTCCATGCACGGCGGCCGGCGCTCCGGCGGAAACCGCTGGTAA
- a CDS encoding lysophospholipid acyltransferase family protein: MSHLFSENSYDTPDNRRDLRSRLLLNCRLNFHLQIWQNFYRIGRQAKNGLLSRGEQIRFSEKNVDILERCGAKIHLRGLENLSAGDGPFVLAGNHMSAVESLVLNAIISPRLDFTYVIKSNTFSVPFLRQAMRAMNAIGIDRNNPREDLRTVLSEGRRRLESGSSVLIFPEGGRHAEFVPERFNSIAVKLARAAKVELLPFALKTDFLPRGKIFSDFSALHPGRHIHFSFGPPVAVEGNGREAQERIIRFIREQTARWN; the protein is encoded by the coding sequence ATGTCTCATCTATTTTCAGAAAACAGCTACGATACGCCGGACAACCGGCGCGACCTGCGCTCCCGCCTTCTCCTGAACTGCCGGCTGAACTTTCACCTGCAGATCTGGCAAAACTTCTACCGGATCGGCAGACAAGCGAAAAACGGCCTGCTGAGCCGCGGGGAGCAGATCCGGTTCAGCGAAAAGAACGTCGATATCCTCGAGCGCTGCGGAGCGAAGATCCACCTGCGCGGACTTGAAAACCTCTCCGCCGGAGACGGCCCGTTCGTGCTCGCCGGGAATCATATGAGCGCGGTGGAGAGCCTTGTGCTGAATGCGATCATCTCCCCCCGGCTCGACTTCACCTACGTCATCAAGAGCAACACCTTTTCGGTTCCGTTTCTGCGCCAGGCGATGCGGGCGATGAACGCCATCGGCATCGACCGAAACAATCCGCGCGAGGATCTGCGGACCGTACTGTCGGAGGGGCGCAGGCGCCTCGAAAGCGGCAGTTCCGTCCTGATCTTTCCGGAAGGCGGCCGCCACGCCGAATTCGTTCCGGAGCGGTTCAACTCCATCGCGGTCAAACTGGCCCGCGCCGCCAAAGTCGAACTCCTGCCGTTCGCACTCAAAACCGATTTCCTGCCGCGGGGGAAAATTTTTTCCGACTTCAGCGCGCTGCACCCCGGACGGCACATACACTTTTCCTTCGGGCCTCCGGTCGCGGTCGAAGGCAACGGCCGGGAGGCGCAGGAAAGAATCATCCGTTTCATCCGGGAACAAACCGCCCGCTGGAATTAA